A region of Mycolicibacterium brumae DNA encodes the following proteins:
- a CDS encoding class I SAM-dependent methyltransferase, protein MSAPRSLSFGAQAAAYERGRPSYPPEAINWLLPPGARDVLDLGAGTGKLTTRLVERGLNVVAVDPITEMLDVLRTSLPDTPALLGTAEEIPLPDDSVDAVLVAQAWNWFDPERAIPEVARVLRPGGRLGLVWNTRDERLGWVHELGEIIGHESDPARYASGLAPTFTDVRQHRVEWTNYLTPQALIDLVSSRSYCITSPAQVQSRVLGRVRTLLATHPALANSPGIALPYDTVCIRATLA, encoded by the coding sequence GTGAGCGCGCCGCGCTCACTGTCCTTCGGCGCCCAAGCCGCCGCCTACGAGCGGGGCCGCCCGTCGTACCCGCCGGAGGCCATCAACTGGCTGCTGCCGCCCGGGGCGCGCGACGTGCTGGATCTGGGCGCGGGCACCGGGAAGCTGACCACCCGGCTGGTGGAACGCGGGCTGAACGTGGTGGCCGTCGACCCGATCACCGAGATGCTCGACGTGCTGCGGACGTCGCTGCCGGACACCCCGGCGCTGCTGGGCACCGCCGAGGAGATCCCGCTGCCCGATGACAGCGTCGACGCGGTGCTGGTGGCCCAGGCGTGGAACTGGTTCGACCCGGAGCGGGCGATCCCCGAGGTGGCCCGAGTGCTGCGCCCCGGCGGCCGGCTGGGCCTGGTGTGGAACACCCGCGACGAGCGGCTGGGCTGGGTGCACGAGCTCGGCGAGATCATCGGGCACGAAAGCGACCCGGCCCGCTACGCCTCCGGGTTGGCGCCGACGTTCACCGACGTGCGGCAGCACCGGGTGGAGTGGACGAACTACCTCACTCCGCAGGCCCTGATCGACCTGGTGTCCTCGCGCAGCTACTGCATCACCTCGCCGGCGCAGGTGCAGTCGCGGGTGCTCGGGCGGGTCCGGACGCTGCTGGCCACCCACCCGGCGCTGGCCAACTCACCGGGCATCGCGCTGCCGTATGACACGGTGTGCATCCGGGCGACACTGGCCTGA
- a CDS encoding ATP-binding cassette domain-containing protein: MTAPAAAPTLTVRYEGSERNFAPGSDIVVGRDLRADVRVAHPLISRAHLILRFDRGHWVAVDNGSLNGMYVNGRRTPTVDIRDGLTINLGNPDGPTLGFAVGRHTGSAGRTPTSSIHIAAPSAPPGYPTGGQQRPYSGPTQTGTRPAPPPSFPPSGAQPYPPRQPYPSGANPRPPVPPAPPAPPSSQGTPTMMGPAATPRPPVSAPSGAGGANMATSMLKILRPGRAPDAPAGAIKIGRATDNDIVIPDVLASRHHASLVVDGAGAQILDNRSINGTFVNGHRVESASLRPGDVVTIGNIDLVFDGATLSRKAATTADATTGGLEVRGLTWTIEGNKTLLDNISINARPGTLTAVIGPSGAGKSTFARQVAGLTSPTTGTVTFEGHDIHAEYASLRSRIGMVPQDDVVHPQLTVHQALMYAAELRLPPDTNKEDREQVVTQVLEELEMTKHRDTRVDKLSGGQRKRASVAMELLTGPSLLILDEPTSGLDPALDRAVMTMLRQLADAGRVVLVVTHSLTYLDVCDQVLLLAPGGKTAFLGPPSQIGPQLGTTNWADIFSTVASDPDSAGRNYLARSGPAPAAPPAQTPTDLGKPAKTSLLRQFSTVARRQIKLILADRGYSAFLLFLPFIMGVLSLSVPGGGPDGSSIGFGVPIPAIQGGESPNEPGQILVMLNVGAIFMGTALTIRALIGERAIFRREQAVGLSTSAYLLAKIAVFTVFAIIQSSIVMTIALIGNGWGDGECRPKLGSDGQPVLDSAGQAVMRCVVEHGAFIPSRDLEMYVDLSMTCIAAAMTGLALSGLAKSAEQIMPLLVVAVMSQLVFSGGLIPVTGRPVLDQLSWITPARWGFGSSASTINLTELVGPPILPDDHFWYHTAGAWWTNIGMLILISAVYVGWVRWHIRLKGESKFLLRKKS; the protein is encoded by the coding sequence ATGACCGCACCAGCCGCAGCGCCGACCCTGACCGTCCGTTACGAAGGCTCCGAGCGCAACTTCGCCCCAGGCAGTGACATCGTCGTCGGCCGGGATCTACGCGCCGACGTGCGCGTCGCCCACCCGCTGATCTCCCGCGCGCACCTGATCCTGCGCTTCGACCGCGGCCACTGGGTCGCCGTCGACAACGGATCGCTCAACGGGATGTACGTCAACGGCCGCCGGACCCCGACGGTGGACATTCGCGACGGCCTGACCATCAACCTCGGCAACCCCGACGGCCCCACGCTGGGCTTCGCGGTGGGCCGGCACACCGGGTCGGCCGGCCGCACCCCCACCAGCTCCATCCACATCGCGGCGCCGTCGGCGCCGCCCGGGTACCCGACGGGTGGCCAGCAGCGGCCGTACTCGGGCCCCACTCAGACCGGCACCCGCCCGGCGCCCCCGCCGTCGTTCCCGCCCAGCGGCGCGCAGCCGTACCCGCCGCGCCAGCCGTACCCCAGCGGCGCGAACCCGCGCCCGCCCGTGCCGCCGGCCCCGCCCGCGCCGCCGTCGTCGCAGGGCACGCCGACCATGATGGGCCCGGCCGCGACCCCCCGACCGCCGGTCAGCGCGCCCAGCGGCGCCGGTGGAGCCAACATGGCCACCAGCATGCTGAAGATCCTGCGGCCCGGACGGGCGCCGGACGCGCCGGCCGGGGCGATCAAGATCGGCCGCGCCACCGACAACGACATCGTCATCCCCGATGTGCTGGCCTCCCGGCATCACGCCTCGCTGGTGGTCGACGGCGCCGGCGCGCAGATCCTGGACAACCGCAGCATCAACGGCACGTTCGTCAACGGCCACCGGGTCGAGTCGGCGTCGCTGCGGCCCGGCGACGTGGTCACCATCGGCAACATCGACCTCGTCTTCGACGGGGCCACGCTGTCGCGCAAGGCCGCGACCACCGCCGACGCCACCACCGGTGGCCTGGAGGTCCGCGGCCTGACCTGGACCATCGAGGGCAACAAGACCCTGCTGGACAACATCTCGATCAACGCGCGGCCGGGCACCCTGACCGCGGTGATCGGCCCGTCCGGCGCGGGCAAGTCGACCTTCGCCCGCCAGGTCGCCGGCCTCACCTCCCCGACGACCGGCACCGTCACCTTCGAGGGCCACGACATCCACGCCGAGTACGCCTCGCTGCGCTCCCGGATCGGGATGGTGCCCCAGGACGACGTGGTGCACCCGCAGCTGACCGTGCACCAGGCGCTGATGTACGCCGCCGAACTGCGGCTGCCGCCGGACACCAACAAGGAAGACCGCGAGCAGGTCGTCACCCAGGTCCTCGAGGAACTCGAGATGACCAAGCACCGCGACACCCGGGTGGACAAGCTCTCCGGTGGCCAGCGCAAGCGCGCGTCGGTGGCCATGGAGCTGCTGACCGGCCCGTCGCTGCTGATCCTGGACGAGCCGACGTCGGGCCTGGACCCGGCGCTGGACCGCGCCGTCATGACCATGCTGCGCCAGCTGGCCGACGCCGGCCGCGTGGTGCTGGTGGTCACCCACTCGCTGACCTACCTCGATGTCTGCGACCAGGTGCTGCTGCTGGCCCCAGGCGGCAAGACCGCGTTCCTCGGGCCGCCGTCGCAGATCGGGCCGCAGCTGGGCACCACCAACTGGGCCGACATCTTCTCCACGGTCGCCTCGGACCCGGATTCGGCCGGCCGCAACTACCTGGCCCGCTCCGGCCCGGCGCCGGCGGCGCCACCCGCTCAAACACCAACCGACCTGGGTAAACCCGCCAAGACGAGCCTGCTGCGGCAGTTCTCCACGGTGGCCCGGCGGCAGATCAAACTGATCCTCGCCGACCGCGGCTACAGCGCGTTCCTGCTGTTCCTGCCGTTCATCATGGGTGTGCTCTCACTGTCGGTGCCCGGTGGCGGGCCCGACGGGTCGAGCATCGGCTTCGGTGTGCCGATTCCGGCCATCCAGGGCGGTGAGTCCCCGAACGAGCCCGGCCAGATCCTGGTCATGCTCAACGTGGGCGCGATCTTCATGGGCACCGCGCTGACCATCCGCGCGCTGATCGGCGAACGGGCCATCTTCCGCCGTGAGCAGGCCGTCGGCCTGTCCACCAGCGCGTATCTGCTGGCCAAGATCGCGGTCTTCACGGTGTTCGCCATCATCCAGTCGTCCATCGTGATGACCATCGCGCTGATCGGCAACGGTTGGGGCGACGGCGAGTGCCGACCGAAACTCGGCTCCGACGGCCAGCCCGTGCTGGACTCGGCCGGTCAAGCGGTCATGCGGTGCGTGGTGGAACACGGGGCGTTCATCCCGAGCCGTGATCTGGAGATGTACGTCGACCTGTCGATGACCTGCATCGCCGCGGCGATGACCGGCCTGGCGTTGTCCGGGCTGGCGAAATCCGCCGAGCAGATCATGCCGCTGCTGGTGGTGGCGGTGATGAGTCAGCTGGTGTTCTCCGGCGGTCTGATTCCGGTCACCGGCCGTCCGGTGCTCGACCAGCTGTCCTGGATCACCCCGGCCCGCTGGGGCTTCGGCTCCTCGGCCTCGACGATCAACCTGACCGAGTTGGTCGGGCCGCCGATCCTGCCCGACGACCATTTCTGGTATCACACCGCCGGAGCATGGTGGACCAACATCGGCATGCTGATCCTGATCAGCGCGGTCTACGTCGGCTGGGTCCGCTGGCACATCCGGCTCAAGGGCGAGAGCAAGTTCCTGCTGCGGAAGAAGAGCTAG
- a CDS encoding pentapeptide repeat-containing protein, giving the protein MAELTWTDREFTGADFRDDDLAGLVTERTVFDGCDFTGATLTESRHTGSAFRNCVFTRATLWHSTFTGCSMIGSVFNDCRLRPVTFAEVDLTLATLAGADLRKAQLAGSRLREASLVEADLREANLTGADLSGVRARGAKFDGADLRGAKADPDLWTMASLRGAKIDLVQALAFAAAHGLVVSGSGA; this is encoded by the coding sequence ATGGCCGAGCTGACCTGGACCGATCGGGAGTTCACCGGCGCGGATTTCCGCGACGACGACCTCGCCGGGCTGGTCACCGAACGCACCGTGTTCGACGGCTGCGACTTCACCGGGGCGACGCTGACCGAGTCCCGGCACACCGGCTCGGCGTTTCGCAACTGCGTCTTCACCCGCGCGACGCTGTGGCATTCGACGTTCACCGGCTGCTCGATGATCGGCTCGGTGTTCAACGACTGCCGGCTGCGACCGGTCACCTTCGCCGAGGTGGACCTGACGCTGGCCACCCTCGCCGGCGCGGACCTGCGCAAGGCGCAGCTGGCCGGGAGCCGGCTGCGGGAAGCCTCACTGGTGGAGGCGGACCTGCGGGAGGCGAACCTGACCGGCGCGGACCTCAGCGGCGTCCGGGCCCGCGGGGCCAAATTCGACGGCGCGGATCTGCGTGGCGCGAAAGCCGACCCGGACCTGTGGACGATGGCGTCGCTGCGCGGCGCGAAGATCGACCTCGTCCAGGCGCTGGCGTTCGCCGCCGCCCACGGTCTGGTGGTCAGCGGGTCTGGGGCCTAG
- a CDS encoding bifunctional methylenetetrahydrofolate dehydrogenase/methenyltetrahydrofolate cyclohydrolase: protein MAATVLDGKATRDEIFVDLTRRVAALTADGRTPGLGTILVGDDPGSQAYVRGKHSDCAKVGINSIRRDLPADITTDQLNAVIDELNADPACTGYIVQLPLPKHLDENAALERIDPDKDADGLHPTNLGRLVLGKDAPLPCTPRGIVALLRRFEVPIAGAHVVVIGRGVTVGRPLGLLLTRRSENATVTLCHTGTRDLESLTRQADIVVAAVGVPHLVTADMLKPGAAVVDVGVSRVDGKLTGDLHPSVWEVAGHVSPNPGGVGPLTRAFLLTNVVERAESQA from the coding sequence GTGGCAGCGACGGTCTTGGACGGCAAAGCGACCCGCGACGAGATCTTCGTCGACCTCACTCGCCGGGTGGCGGCGCTGACCGCCGACGGCCGCACCCCGGGGCTGGGCACCATCCTGGTCGGCGACGATCCCGGCTCGCAGGCCTACGTGCGCGGCAAGCACTCCGACTGCGCGAAGGTCGGCATCAACTCGATCCGTCGGGACCTGCCCGCCGACATCACCACCGACCAGCTCAACGCCGTCATCGACGAGCTCAACGCCGACCCGGCCTGCACCGGCTACATCGTGCAACTGCCGCTGCCGAAACACCTGGACGAGAACGCCGCGCTGGAGCGCATCGACCCGGACAAGGACGCCGACGGGCTGCACCCGACGAACCTGGGCCGGCTGGTGCTGGGCAAGGACGCCCCGCTGCCGTGCACGCCGCGCGGCATCGTCGCGCTGCTGCGCCGCTTCGAGGTGCCGATCGCCGGTGCGCACGTAGTGGTGATCGGGCGCGGTGTGACCGTCGGCCGGCCGCTGGGCCTGCTGCTCACCCGCCGCAGCGAGAACGCCACCGTCACGCTGTGCCACACCGGCACCCGTGACCTGGAATCGCTGACCCGCCAGGCCGACATCGTGGTGGCCGCCGTCGGCGTGCCGCACCTGGTGACCGCCGACATGCTGAAACCGGGCGCCGCCGTCGTCGACGTCGGCGTGTCACGGGTCGACGGCAAGCTCACCGGGGATCTGCACCCGTCGGTGTGGGAGGTGGCCGGACACGTGTCCCCCAACCCGGGCGGTGTCGGCCCGCTGACCCGGGCGTTCCTGCTGACCAACGTCGTCGAACGGGCGGAGTCG